One part of the Anaeromyxobacter sp. Fw109-5 genome encodes these proteins:
- a CDS encoding recombinase family protein, protein MTSACRLERRAFKPSARLTLRDACASSLQNAPTTRGAARWRWRPRAGSRPRRAASAPSRHSRRRRSPAGVVRRIFQLYAESHGLKQITSLLNEEGVPAPYDDAYRKQGGRGWGPGTIRFMLKNERYIGRSVWKERMWVTDPATGARTYRMRGEDECVTTEQSHLAIVSKELWDRVQARFAERKVAKGRARGSGSNGHLLTGLLRCGECGSTMRVVSVKWKAGRAYANFGCSAPHRKGAAICGNGLVISERKLNRAVIEELRKLLASKEIQTRFVDGFTKRLQHKSPRTIASAALEAEVKAQEARVRNVTAAIARSGFSEALAEQLGLEEETMRSDHNAVKPAVVLKIENGAGHYVATIVSESPRSSPQATGRPRSPTLTPWRGSSRRSSRSPRAHRSGRACRCPASSCRSPSSP, encoded by the coding sequence TTGACTAGCGCTTGTCGGCTTGAACGTCGCGCGTTCAAGCCGAGCGCACGACTCACGTTGCGCGACGCCTGCGCGTCCTCGCTCCAGAACGCCCCGACGACGCGGGGCGCGGCTCGCTGGCGCTGGAGACCTCGTGCCGGATCTCGTCCGAGGCGGGCGGCCTCCGCACCCTCGCGCCATTCCCGTCGTCGACGAAGTCCAGCTGGGGTCGTCCGCCGGATCTTCCAGCTCTACGCCGAGAGCCACGGTCTAAAGCAGATCACTTCCCTCCTGAACGAGGAGGGCGTGCCCGCGCCGTACGACGACGCCTACCGGAAGCAAGGCGGTCGAGGCTGGGGACCCGGCACGATCCGCTTCATGCTCAAGAACGAGCGGTACATCGGCCGGTCCGTCTGGAAGGAGCGCATGTGGGTGACGGACCCCGCGACCGGCGCGCGAACGTACCGGATGCGCGGCGAGGACGAGTGCGTCACGACCGAGCAGTCGCATCTCGCCATCGTCTCCAAGGAACTCTGGGATCGCGTCCAGGCGCGGTTCGCCGAGCGCAAGGTCGCCAAGGGCCGCGCTCGCGGGAGCGGCAGCAACGGCCACCTGCTCACGGGTCTCCTCCGCTGCGGCGAATGTGGAAGCACGATGCGCGTCGTCAGCGTGAAGTGGAAGGCCGGACGCGCGTACGCGAACTTCGGCTGCTCTGCCCCCCACAGGAAGGGCGCCGCGATCTGCGGGAACGGCCTCGTCATCTCCGAGCGGAAGCTCAACCGCGCCGTCATCGAAGAGCTGCGGAAGCTCCTCGCCTCGAAGGAGATCCAGACCCGGTTCGTCGACGGGTTCACGAAGCGGCTCCAGCACAAGAGCCCGCGGACGATCGCAAGCGCCGCGCTCGAGGCGGAGGTGAAGGCGCAGGAAGCCCGTGTCCGGAACGTCACCGCCGCGATCGCCAGGTCTGGGTTCTCGGAGGCGCTCGCGGAACAGCTCGGCCTGGAGGAAGAGACCATGCGGTCCGACCACAACGCGGTGAAGCCGGCGGTGGTGCTCAAGATCGAGAACGGCGCCGGCCACTACGTGGCGACCATCGTCAGCGAGTCGCCGCGAAGCTCCCCGCAGGCGACCGGCCGGCCGCGATCCCCGACCCTGACGCCGTGGCGCGGTTCCTCGAGAAGGTCCTCGAGATCGCCGAGAGCGCACCGAAGCGGGCGAGCATGTCGCTGTCCCGCATCCTCGTGCCGATCACCCTCGTCCCCGTGA
- a CDS encoding metal ABC transporter permease: MTALQEFLAAREIWQVPLAASIVAGALLGALGVYVVLRRTVFVSAALTQLSTLGLVATLLLEERFHIETEHASEQLLVAIAFSVAGALALGAFRPRRLPAEATVGAAWVVSSALVVLGVSRLVHAAHDLGGMVFGNAVAVPASDLAVIVVVAALCTAVHGLFAKELAFTSFDAETAQAVGMRVKAWDALLFLTVGLAIPVTARALGALPVFAFLTLPAAGALLLGVRFRLAFPLAAALGVVAAAGGYVLSWLWEIPTGATMVALAALLAAPAALRRLAG, from the coding sequence GTGACGGCGCTCCAGGAGTTCCTCGCCGCGCGCGAGATCTGGCAGGTGCCGCTCGCGGCCTCGATCGTCGCGGGCGCCCTGCTCGGCGCGCTCGGCGTCTACGTCGTGCTCCGCCGCACGGTGTTCGTCTCGGCGGCGCTCACCCAGCTCTCGACCCTCGGGCTCGTCGCCACGCTCCTCCTGGAGGAGCGGTTCCACATCGAGACCGAGCACGCCTCCGAGCAGCTCCTCGTCGCCATCGCCTTCTCGGTGGCCGGGGCGCTCGCGCTCGGCGCCTTCCGCCCCCGGCGGCTCCCCGCGGAGGCGACGGTCGGCGCGGCGTGGGTGGTCTCGTCGGCGCTCGTGGTGCTCGGGGTGAGCCGGCTCGTGCACGCGGCGCACGATCTCGGCGGCATGGTGTTCGGCAACGCGGTCGCGGTGCCGGCGAGCGACCTCGCCGTGATCGTGGTGGTCGCCGCGCTCTGCACCGCCGTGCACGGCCTGTTCGCGAAGGAGCTCGCGTTCACCTCGTTCGACGCCGAGACGGCGCAGGCGGTCGGGATGCGCGTGAAGGCGTGGGACGCGCTGCTGTTCCTCACCGTCGGCCTCGCCATCCCGGTGACCGCGCGGGCGCTGGGGGCGCTGCCGGTGTTCGCGTTCCTCACGCTCCCGGCGGCGGGCGCGCTGCTGCTGGGCGTGCGCTTCCGCCTCGCCTTCCCCCTCGCTGCGGCGCTGGGAGTCGTCGCCGCCGCCGGCGGGTACGTGCTCTCCTGGCTGTGGGAGATCCCCACCGGCGCGACGATGGTGGCGCTCGCGGCGCTGCTCGCCGCTCCGGCCGCGCTGCGGCGACTGGCCGGGTGA
- a CDS encoding metal ABC transporter substrate-binding protein: MRTPSVASLALLLPALAAADPRIVTTTEGLAALAREVAGGRARVESLSRGVQDPHFVDANPILAVKLRDADLLVDVGLELEVGWLPPLVTQSRNARIQPGGPARLTAASAIQVLDVPTGVVDRSRGDLHAGGNPHFLTDPRRALQVAAAIAERLAALDPGGADAYRGNLAAFRARIDAAIPRWQAALAPVKGRKLITQHRTLPYFLAWTGLESAGELEPKPGVPPPPAHLADLVQVARREGVKAIVLENYYDRRSADVVARHAGAKVVQIPGDVGGEPGVGGYEQYIGVLVDRIAGTAR; the protein is encoded by the coding sequence ATGCGCACGCCTTCCGTCGCCTCGCTCGCCTTGCTGCTGCCGGCGCTCGCCGCCGCCGACCCCAGGATCGTCACCACCACCGAAGGGCTCGCGGCGCTCGCCCGGGAGGTCGCAGGCGGCCGGGCGCGCGTCGAGAGCCTCTCGCGCGGCGTCCAGGACCCGCACTTCGTGGACGCGAACCCCATCCTCGCGGTGAAGCTTCGCGACGCCGACCTCCTCGTCGACGTGGGGCTGGAGCTGGAGGTCGGCTGGCTCCCGCCGCTCGTCACCCAGTCGCGCAACGCGCGGATCCAGCCGGGCGGGCCGGCGCGGCTCACCGCCGCGAGCGCGATCCAGGTCCTCGACGTGCCCACCGGCGTCGTGGATCGCAGCCGCGGCGACCTCCACGCCGGCGGCAACCCGCACTTCCTCACCGATCCGCGCCGCGCGCTCCAGGTGGCGGCCGCGATCGCCGAGCGGCTCGCCGCCCTCGATCCCGGCGGCGCGGACGCCTACCGGGGGAACCTGGCCGCGTTCCGCGCGCGGATCGACGCAGCGATCCCGCGCTGGCAGGCGGCGCTCGCGCCGGTGAAGGGCCGCAAGCTCATCACGCAGCACCGGACGCTGCCTTACTTCCTCGCCTGGACCGGCCTCGAGTCCGCCGGCGAGCTCGAGCCGAAGCCGGGGGTGCCTCCGCCGCCCGCGCACCTCGCCGACCTGGTCCAGGTGGCGAGGCGCGAGGGGGTGAAGGCGATCGTGCTCGAGAACTACTACGACCGGCGTTCGGCGGACGTGGTGGCGCGCCACGCCGGCGCGAAGGTGGTCCAGATCCCGGGCGACGTCGGCGGAGAGCCCGGGGTCGGCGGGTACGAGCAGTACATCGGGGTGCTGGTCGACCGCATCGCGGGAACGGCGCGATGA
- a CDS encoding VOC family protein: MANPFVHVELNTTDPGKAKAFYGSLFDWKLEDVQMGPGDTYTMIDVGEGTGGGLMKHPMPGAPSTWLAYVLVDDIAAATKKAQALGATVAKEVTEVPGMGWFSIIVDPTGAALGLWKSNRS; the protein is encoded by the coding sequence ATGGCAAATCCGTTCGTCCACGTGGAGCTGAACACCACCGATCCCGGCAAGGCGAAGGCGTTCTACGGAAGCCTGTTCGACTGGAAGCTCGAGGACGTCCAGATGGGACCGGGCGACACGTACACGATGATCGACGTCGGCGAGGGAACGGGCGGAGGGCTCATGAAGCACCCGATGCCCGGCGCGCCGTCCACCTGGCTCGCCTACGTCCTCGTCGACGACATCGCCGCGGCGACGAAGAAGGCGCAGGCGCTCGGCGCCACGGTGGCGAAGGAAGTGACCGAGGTGCCAGGCATGGGCTGGTTCAGCATCATCGTGGATCCGACTGGCGCCGCGCTCGGCCTCTGGAAGTCGAATAGGTCCTGA
- a CDS encoding metal ABC transporter ATP-binding protein, whose amino-acid sequence MRLRDAALGYGRPALLERVELSVSPGDFLAVVGPNGGGKTTLLRTLLGALAPLAGRVERREGLRVGYVPQREHVDTVWPFTAGEVTLMGRVPALGPWRRPGNADRAAARRALARVGVEHLAERRFGELSGGQRQRTLIARALVADPELLALDEPTSGMDPAAELALMDLLRDLNGSDALAVVMVSHRLDAVANYAGALAFVDKDQGLFRVGSLDEMLRPEALGALYGRAVAVREEAGRRLVYPLPAAGEEPR is encoded by the coding sequence GTGCGTCTCCGGGACGCGGCGCTCGGCTACGGCCGCCCGGCCCTGCTCGAGCGGGTCGAGCTCTCGGTCTCACCGGGCGACTTCCTCGCGGTGGTCGGACCCAACGGCGGCGGCAAGACCACGCTGCTGCGGACGCTGCTCGGCGCGCTCGCCCCGCTGGCGGGCCGCGTGGAGCGCCGCGAGGGGCTGCGGGTGGGCTACGTGCCGCAGCGCGAGCACGTGGACACCGTCTGGCCGTTCACCGCCGGAGAGGTGACCCTCATGGGCCGCGTGCCCGCGCTCGGGCCCTGGCGCCGGCCAGGCAACGCGGACCGCGCCGCCGCGCGGCGCGCGCTCGCGCGCGTCGGCGTGGAGCACCTCGCGGAGCGGCGCTTCGGGGAGCTCTCCGGCGGGCAGCGCCAGCGCACGCTCATCGCGCGCGCCCTCGTCGCCGACCCCGAGCTCCTCGCGCTCGACGAGCCGACGAGCGGCATGGATCCGGCCGCGGAGCTCGCGCTCATGGATCTGCTGCGCGACCTGAACGGGAGCGACGCGCTCGCGGTGGTGATGGTGTCCCACCGGCTGGACGCGGTGGCGAACTACGCCGGCGCGCTCGCCTTCGTCGACAAGGATCAGGGGCTCTTCCGCGTGGGCAGCCTCGACGAGATGCTGCGGCCCGAGGCGCTCGGCGCGCTCTACGGCCGGGCGGTGGCGGTGCGCGAGGAGGCGGGGCGGCGGCTCGTGTACCCGCTCCCGGCCGCGGGGGAGGAGCCCCGGTGA
- a CDS encoding SCP2 sterol-binding domain-containing protein — MAEQVTSVKDVFERHIPSRFQAKPDVVQKINSVYEFNISGPGGGVWTVDCTSPGGKIVEGHAPNAKCTVAATDADFLNIVNGRLNAQMAFMSGKLKIQGDMGLAMKLQQIL, encoded by the coding sequence ATGGCCGAGCAAGTGACGAGCGTGAAGGACGTCTTCGAGCGCCACATCCCGTCCCGGTTCCAGGCGAAGCCGGACGTCGTGCAGAAGATCAACTCGGTCTACGAGTTCAACATCTCCGGCCCCGGCGGCGGGGTCTGGACGGTGGACTGCACCTCGCCGGGCGGCAAGATCGTCGAGGGTCACGCGCCGAACGCGAAGTGCACGGTGGCGGCGACGGACGCCGACTTCCTGAACATCGTGAACGGCAGGCTGAACGCGCAGATGGCGTTCATGTCGGGCAAGCTCAAGATCCAGGGCGACATGGGGCTCGCCATGAAGCTCCAGCAGATCCTCTAG
- a CDS encoding HigA family addiction module antitoxin yields the protein MLTTATMKRRPTPPGEMLLEEYLKPAGITQVALAAKMGVPIQRVNGIIAGRRAVTAETAILLSRALGTTPELWLNLQVAVDLWDAQQRMPRGRLVARAHAPAHPAGNPVARSVRRRDR from the coding sequence ATGCTGACCACTGCGACGATGAAGCGCCGGCCGACGCCTCCCGGCGAGATGCTGCTCGAGGAGTACCTCAAGCCGGCGGGGATCACACAGGTCGCGCTCGCGGCGAAGATGGGTGTCCCGATCCAGCGTGTGAACGGCATCATCGCGGGGCGCAGGGCGGTGACGGCGGAGACGGCGATCCTGCTCTCTCGCGCTCTCGGCACCACGCCCGAGCTGTGGCTCAACCTCCAGGTCGCCGTCGATCTCTGGGACGCCCAGCAGCGCATGCCCCGCGGGCGACTCGTGGCACGCGCGCACGCTCCCGCGCATCCCGCGGGCAATCCAGTTGCGCGGTCCGTCCGGCGTCGAGACCGGTGA
- a CDS encoding long-chain fatty acid--CoA ligase, which yields MIAEAELLRKGATAARNLVALFESQAQVRAERTAVKMKREGRWQDVSWADVARRARDVSDGLAAIGLRPGDRVAIIGETNLEWILADLGVLGAAGITVTIYQSNKPAEFQYILADAGARFVFCDTDVQVAKIREVRGKLPALEGIIRATGTAADPFERTLADLERAGAEWRRANPDAHAARVAALGPDDPASFIYTSGTTGNPKGVVLTHGNWVYEGYAVEQIDLIGPNDLVLMFLPMAHSFAKVIEAVWFATGATCAFVESLEKILDNASEVRPTVMPSVPRIFEKAYNTVVSKGLSTPGLKGKLFQLAMESFDQYATAADQGKPYSSFGFLVGKKLVFPKLTHALNERFGGRMRLFVSGGAPLSPKIAHFFDVLGFTILEGYGLTESSAGTFVNRPGRNRIGTVGPPVPGTEVRIAEDGEVLLRGGGVMKGYYNAPEATAEVLKDGWLYTGDIGYLDEAGHLKITDRKKDIIVTAGGKNVAPQNLENELKTEPLISQVMVHGDKRKFLSAIVTLNEENARKWATDSGVPAGAALHEAPQVRAQIQKAIDALNAKQASYSTIKRFAIVPRDFTQESGELTPTLKVKRKVVTQNYRTLLDSFYAE from the coding sequence ATGATCGCCGAGGCCGAGCTGCTGAGGAAGGGCGCGACCGCCGCGCGCAACCTGGTCGCGCTGTTCGAGTCGCAGGCGCAGGTGCGCGCCGAGCGGACGGCGGTGAAGATGAAGCGCGAGGGGCGCTGGCAGGACGTCTCGTGGGCCGACGTCGCCCGGCGCGCGCGCGACGTGTCGGACGGGCTCGCGGCGATCGGGCTGCGGCCCGGCGACCGCGTGGCGATCATCGGCGAGACCAACCTCGAGTGGATCCTGGCCGACCTCGGCGTCCTCGGCGCCGCAGGGATCACGGTCACGATCTACCAGTCGAACAAGCCGGCGGAGTTCCAGTACATCCTGGCGGACGCGGGCGCGCGCTTCGTCTTCTGCGACACCGACGTGCAGGTGGCCAAGATCCGCGAGGTGCGCGGCAAGCTCCCCGCGCTCGAGGGGATCATCCGCGCGACCGGCACCGCGGCGGATCCGTTCGAGCGAACGCTCGCGGACCTGGAGCGGGCGGGCGCGGAGTGGCGGCGCGCGAACCCCGACGCGCACGCCGCAAGGGTCGCGGCCCTGGGGCCCGACGATCCGGCGAGCTTCATCTACACCTCGGGCACGACCGGCAACCCGAAGGGCGTCGTGCTCACGCACGGCAACTGGGTCTACGAGGGCTACGCGGTCGAGCAGATCGATCTCATCGGCCCGAACGACCTCGTCCTCATGTTCCTGCCGATGGCCCACTCGTTCGCGAAGGTCATCGAGGCGGTCTGGTTCGCCACCGGCGCGACCTGCGCGTTCGTGGAGTCGCTGGAGAAGATCCTCGACAACGCCTCGGAGGTGAGGCCGACGGTGATGCCGTCGGTGCCGCGCATCTTCGAGAAGGCCTACAACACGGTCGTCTCGAAGGGCCTCTCCACCCCCGGGCTCAAGGGCAAGCTGTTCCAGCTCGCCATGGAGAGCTTCGACCAGTACGCCACCGCCGCGGATCAGGGCAAGCCCTACTCGTCGTTCGGGTTCCTCGTCGGGAAGAAGCTGGTGTTCCCGAAGCTCACCCACGCGCTCAACGAGCGCTTCGGCGGACGCATGCGCCTCTTCGTCTCCGGCGGCGCGCCGCTCTCGCCGAAGATCGCGCACTTCTTCGACGTGCTCGGGTTCACCATCCTGGAGGGGTACGGCCTCACCGAGTCCTCGGCGGGCACGTTCGTGAACCGTCCGGGGCGCAACCGGATCGGGACCGTCGGGCCCCCGGTGCCGGGGACGGAGGTTCGCATCGCCGAGGACGGCGAGGTCCTCCTGAGGGGCGGCGGGGTGATGAAGGGCTACTACAACGCCCCGGAGGCCACCGCCGAGGTGCTGAAGGACGGGTGGCTCTACACGGGGGACATCGGCTACCTCGACGAGGCGGGGCACCTCAAGATCACCGACCGCAAGAAGGACATCATCGTCACCGCGGGCGGGAAGAACGTCGCCCCGCAGAACCTCGAGAACGAGCTCAAGACGGAGCCGCTCATCTCGCAGGTGATGGTGCACGGCGACAAGCGGAAGTTCCTCTCCGCGATCGTCACCTTGAACGAGGAGAACGCCCGCAAATGGGCCACGGACAGCGGGGTCCCCGCGGGCGCGGCGCTCCACGAGGCGCCCCAGGTGCGCGCCCAGATCCAGAAGGCCATCGACGCGCTCAACGCGAAGCAGGCGAGCTACTCGACGATCAAGAGGTTCGCGATCGTGCCGAGGGACTTCACCCAGGAGTCGGGCGAGCTGACGCCCACGCTCAAGGTCAAGCGGAAGGTCGTCACGCAGAACTACCGAACCCTCCTCGACTCGTTCTACGCGGAGTAG
- a CDS encoding PAS domain-containing sensor histidine kinase, whose product MIATFRAIAQLLPDPLLLLSRAGTVIAANAAAGERLGAPVAALVGRPLAELLGDPALPAFLARCVRSSGPLPGAFTFAGRGERVRCEGARLPGADALVMLRLLGRERQGIFALLSEKVEALNREVLQRREAEDQRERLISELNRTVRLSETFVAVLGHDLRNPLGAVVAGATLALRRSDDPKVRGHLERVLRSARRMARMVEQLLDVSRVRLGRGIPIVRDASDLCELVRQAAAETEPTHRQHRFELRLPPRCEGEWDRDRLAQVLTNLLANACEHSEPGSVVTVALEDGPERAMVTVHNPGPPIPPELLPSVFDAFASGSEDGRGLGLGLYIAREIALAHGGDISVDSADGRGTTFSVTLPLRAAGGGAQHTKTPLPQILDEPPVPGRVGGTR is encoded by the coding sequence GTGATCGCCACGTTCCGCGCCATCGCGCAGCTCCTCCCCGATCCGCTCCTGCTGCTGTCGCGCGCCGGGACGGTGATCGCCGCGAACGCCGCGGCCGGCGAGCGGCTCGGCGCGCCCGTGGCCGCGCTCGTGGGCCGTCCGCTCGCGGAGCTGCTCGGTGACCCGGCGCTCCCGGCGTTCCTCGCCCGCTGCGTCCGCTCGTCGGGGCCGCTCCCCGGCGCGTTCACCTTCGCAGGGCGCGGGGAGCGCGTCCGCTGCGAGGGCGCGCGCCTGCCGGGCGCCGACGCGCTCGTCATGCTCCGCCTGCTCGGGCGCGAGCGGCAGGGGATCTTCGCGCTCCTCTCCGAGAAGGTCGAGGCCTTGAACCGCGAGGTGCTCCAGCGGCGCGAGGCCGAGGATCAGCGCGAGCGGCTCATCTCGGAGCTGAACCGCACCGTGCGGCTGTCGGAGACGTTCGTCGCCGTGCTGGGCCACGATCTGCGAAACCCCCTCGGCGCCGTCGTCGCCGGCGCGACGCTGGCGCTCAGGCGCAGCGACGATCCCAAGGTCCGCGGCCACCTCGAGCGCGTCCTGCGCAGCGCGCGCCGCATGGCGCGGATGGTGGAGCAGCTCCTCGACGTCTCCCGCGTCCGGCTGGGCCGCGGCATCCCGATCGTGCGCGACGCGAGCGATCTCTGCGAGCTCGTCCGCCAGGCGGCCGCGGAGACGGAGCCCACGCACCGGCAGCACCGGTTCGAGCTGCGGCTCCCCCCGCGCTGCGAGGGAGAGTGGGACCGCGATCGGCTCGCGCAGGTGCTCACGAACCTGCTCGCGAACGCGTGCGAGCACTCCGAGCCCGGCTCGGTCGTCACGGTCGCGCTCGAGGACGGCCCCGAGCGCGCGATGGTGACGGTCCACAACCCCGGCCCCCCCATCCCCCCCGAGCTGCTCCCCTCGGTCTTCGACGCCTTCGCGAGCGGGTCGGAGGACGGACGCGGCCTCGGGCTCGGGCTCTACATCGCCCGCGAGATCGCGCTGGCCCATGGCGGAGACATCTCCGTGGACTCCGCCGACGGGCGCGGCACGACCTTCAGCGTCACCTTGCCCCTTCGCGCCGCCGGCGGCGGCGCGCAGCACACGAAGACCCCGCTACCGCAGATCCTCGACGAGCCGCCCGTGCCCGGGCGCGTCGGCGGCACGCGTTAA
- a CDS encoding CaiB/BaiF CoA-transferase family protein codes for MRPLEGLRVLDLSRLLPGPFATLVLADLGADVVLVEDPRGGDALRRLPPLAGEASGAFHALNRNKCSVALDVRRPEGAAVFLRLARRADVVVESFRPGVLEGLGLGWTALRAANPRLVLCSITGYGQDGPYAARAGHDVDYLAVAGVLGLTGEPERPAVPGVQVADLAGGSWPAVAGILAALLRRATTGEGAHVDVSMAEGAVSLMTLPLAMAWARGTPLERGRELLSGGAACYGVYRTSDGRFVALGALEPKFFAAFCAAAGRPELAPRQFEAGGAGPRAELEALFASRTRDEWAALAAAHDVCLAPVLEGDEPRSDPHLVARGAFVQVPTPWEGRAIPGIATPVRLRGEQAPLAPAPRLGEHGESVLREAGFGDAELAELRAAGVLGE; via the coding sequence GTGCGTCCGCTCGAGGGTCTCCGCGTGCTCGATCTGTCCCGGCTGCTGCCGGGACCGTTCGCGACGCTCGTCCTCGCCGACCTCGGCGCGGACGTGGTGCTCGTGGAGGATCCGCGGGGCGGGGACGCGCTGCGCAGGCTCCCGCCGCTCGCCGGTGAGGCGTCCGGCGCCTTCCACGCGCTGAACCGCAACAAGTGCTCCGTCGCGCTCGACGTGCGCCGCCCCGAGGGCGCGGCGGTGTTCCTGCGCCTCGCGCGCCGCGCCGACGTGGTGGTCGAGTCCTTCCGCCCGGGCGTCCTCGAGGGGCTCGGCCTCGGCTGGACGGCGCTGCGCGCCGCGAACCCGCGCCTCGTGCTCTGCTCGATCACCGGGTACGGCCAGGACGGCCCTTACGCCGCGCGCGCCGGCCACGACGTGGACTACCTCGCGGTGGCGGGCGTCCTCGGGCTCACCGGCGAGCCCGAGCGGCCCGCCGTGCCGGGGGTGCAGGTCGCCGATCTCGCGGGCGGCTCCTGGCCCGCGGTGGCGGGGATCCTCGCGGCGCTGCTGCGGCGCGCGACCACCGGGGAGGGGGCCCACGTCGACGTGTCGATGGCCGAGGGCGCTGTCTCGCTCATGACGCTCCCCCTGGCGATGGCATGGGCCCGCGGCACGCCGCTGGAGCGCGGGCGGGAGCTCCTCTCCGGGGGCGCCGCCTGCTACGGCGTGTACCGCACGAGCGACGGTCGCTTCGTGGCGCTCGGCGCGCTCGAGCCCAAGTTCTTCGCCGCGTTCTGCGCGGCGGCGGGGAGGCCGGAGCTCGCGCCGCGGCAGTTCGAGGCAGGCGGGGCCGGCCCACGCGCGGAGCTCGAGGCGCTGTTCGCCTCGCGGACCCGCGACGAGTGGGCGGCGCTCGCGGCGGCGCACGACGTGTGCCTCGCGCCGGTGCTCGAGGGCGACGAGCCGCGCTCGGATCCCCACCTCGTCGCGCGCGGCGCGTTCGTGCAGGTGCCGACCCCCTGGGAGGGGAGGGCGATCCCCGGGATCGCGACGCCGGTGCGGCTCCGCGGCGAGCAGGCGCCGCTGGCCCCCGCCCCGCGGCTCGGAGAGCACGGCGAGAGCGTGCTGCGCGAGGCCGGGTTCGGGGACGCGGAGCTCGCGGAGCTCCGGGCGGCAGGCGTTCTCGGAGAGTGA
- a CDS encoding response regulator yields MDQNRLRVLLVEDDDDNRELMAEVLEASGYQVHTAASGQEGLTTLSEHPIDAVVTDVGMPGMGGLEMARAAKAIAPTVPVVIVTGWAERDDIARARGREVDAVLIKPVDPDALTSAVADVLRGRSRP; encoded by the coding sequence TTGGACCAGAACCGCCTGCGCGTCCTCCTCGTGGAGGACGACGACGACAACCGTGAGCTGATGGCCGAGGTCCTCGAGGCCTCCGGCTACCAGGTCCACACGGCCGCGAGCGGGCAGGAAGGCCTGACCACGCTGTCCGAGCATCCGATCGACGCGGTGGTGACGGACGTGGGCATGCCCGGCATGGGCGGGCTCGAGATGGCGCGAGCGGCGAAGGCGATCGCCCCGACGGTGCCCGTCGTGATCGTCACCGGCTGGGCGGAGCGCGACGACATCGCTCGCGCGCGCGGGCGCGAGGTGGACGCGGTGCTCATCAAGCCGGTGGACCCCGACGCGCTCACCTCCGCCGTCGCCGACGTCCTTCGCGGGCGCTCCCGGCCATAG
- a CDS encoding methanogen output domain 1-containing protein, with amino-acid sequence MPSSSPPQPDLAPRDADVHLERDVFLRTLLRHLSGALEDVIGVRDASGFVSVVGQRMGDELGAEYKRALGVERLPAEQLGAVLVDLKRRIGGTFRVVEETEDRIVFVNGACPFGDKVVGRPSLCMMTSNVFGSIAADTMGYAKVQIEQAIARGDAGCLVTVYLRPSERASAAEGREYVRE; translated from the coding sequence GTGCCCTCGTCCTCTCCCCCCCAGCCCGACCTCGCGCCGCGCGACGCGGACGTCCACCTCGAGCGCGACGTCTTTCTGCGCACGCTCCTCCGGCACCTGTCCGGCGCGCTCGAGGACGTGATCGGGGTGCGCGACGCGTCGGGCTTCGTGTCCGTCGTCGGCCAACGCATGGGCGACGAGCTCGGCGCAGAGTACAAGCGGGCGCTCGGCGTCGAGCGGCTGCCAGCCGAGCAGCTCGGGGCGGTGCTGGTGGACCTCAAGCGGCGCATCGGCGGCACCTTCCGCGTCGTGGAGGAGACCGAGGACCGCATCGTCTTCGTCAATGGGGCCTGCCCCTTCGGCGACAAGGTCGTCGGCCGGCCATCGCTGTGCATGATGACCTCGAACGTGTTCGGGTCGATCGCGGCGGACACGATGGGCTATGCCAAGGTCCAGATCGAGCAGGCGATCGCTCGGGGCGACGCCGGGTGCCTCGTCACCGTGTACCTGCGCCCCTCCGAGCGGGCCTCCGCGGCCGAGGGCCGCGAGTACGTGCGGGAGTGA